One part of the Dunckerocampus dactyliophorus isolate RoL2022-P2 chromosome 11, RoL_Ddac_1.1, whole genome shotgun sequence genome encodes these proteins:
- the LOC129189644 gene encoding major histocompatibility complex class I-related gene protein-like, with amino-acid sequence MNLFLFFLLAVQIHSVAPVIHSVKYFWTASSQVPNFPEFVEVGYVDEVQISHYDSNSRKSEPKQAWMNKITAEDPRYWQRETEISVGNEQISKVNIEIMKELFNQTGGVHIYQRMSGCEWNNETDAVDGWMQYSYDGEDFISLDTKTWTWTAAKPQAVPTKHKLDHDKAWIEYKKYYLTERCPSYLKKYVNNGANVLMRTELPEVYLLQKTPSSPVSCFATGFYPDGAIMFWRKDGEELHEDVEHGELLPNHDGTFQMAVDLKVEVAADVEGKYECVFQLAGVKEDTVTKLERKRILSNASLEDNSSLAITVTLALLAVAAILAAIIFLVWHCKDRPAKYDPASGDGDFELSENLKAGI; translated from the exons ATGaacttgtttttattctttctcCTGGCTGTGCAAATACACAGCGTGGCGCCTG tgattCATTCGGTGAAGTATTTCTGGACTGCGTCCTCTCAAGTTCCAAACTTCCCAGAGTTTGTGGAGGTTGGTTATGTTGatgaagttcagatttctcacTATGACAGCAACAGCAGGAAATCAGAACCCAAACAGGCCTGGATGAACAAAATCACAGCAGAGGATCCGCGGTACtggcagagagagacagagatcaGTGTTGGTAATGAACAGATAAGCAAAGTCAACATTGAAATCATGAAGGAGCTATTCAACCAAACTGGAG GTGTTCACATTTACCAGAGGATGTCAGGCTGTGAATGGAATAATGAGACTGATGCGGTTGATGGTTGGATGCAGTACAGTTATgatggggaagacttcatatcaTTGGACACGAAGACATGGACTTGGACTGCAGCAAAACCACAAGCTGTTCCCACCAAACACAAGTTGGACCATGACAAAGCTTGGATAGAATATAAGAAGTATTACTTAACTGAGCGTTGTCCTTCTTACTTGAAGAAGTACGTGAACAATGGGGCGAACGTCCTAATGAGAACAG AGCTTCCGGAGGTGTATCTCCTCCAGAAGACGCCGTCCTCGCCGGTCAGCTGCTTCGCCACAGGTTTCTACCCCGACGGAGCGATCATGTTTTGGAGAAAAGACGGCGAGGAGCTCCACGAGGACGTCGAGCACGGAGAGCTCCTCCCCAACCACGATGGAACCTTCCAGATGGCGGTGGACCTGAAAGTGGAGGTGGCGGCCGATGTGGAGGGCAAGTACGAATGTGTGTTTCAGCTGGCTGGCGTCAAGGAGGACACGGTCACCAAGCTGGAGAGAAAACGCATCCTGAGCAATGCAAGCCTTGAAG ACAACTCCAGCTTAGCCATCACTGTCACGCTGGCGCTCCTCGCTGTGGCGGCCATCCTGGCAGCCATCATCTTCCTCGTCTGGCATTGTAAAGACAGACCAG CCAAATACGATCCAGCTT CTGGTGACGGTGATTTCGAGCTATCGGAGAACCTGAAGGCTGGAATCTGA
- the LOC129189643 gene encoding uncharacterized protein LOC129189643, whose product MSLPSEKADASTDIQTRSSSRERRLTEKGQTMHSQNIKKHEMMFNKDYHFWKLAARLTRTTLKSVCSTQELNKLQQDIQAKHDTLRLQYESILCKGNTTPEIVNKMDACITLTKEISDLISNRLRTVDEDYNDQLEKERVREVLNKNEHCSIFGHTITETSSSSKSSERSSSHSSSESTNNSKADAQAELAAKLEQSKAVKEIQAQRAHLQKLENEWKLKEAKMLSEIRQKEVQMKQQLEEERAKLQQLQAEKEVAVAEARVRAYDDFEGFENQEEELSNNVNYACFRTKSEAQLNPNAASFHPYQGAPEVTMTQESVSLAQAIASSLSMSRLPVPEPTTFSGDPLRFTDWKLTFMTLIDRKSLPSSEKMFYLKNYLAGEAQKAVQGFFYRDSESAYKGACKVLEDRYGNPFIIQKAFRDKLMRWPKINTNDPLALREFADFLQSCTEAIPHVKGLAILNDCEENHKMLKKLPEWIVRKWSRIVVDELDMSGSYPDFVCFTEFLNKEARIACNPIASPILMNFKPTDEKLPKRAKALNTNTQAKRVLHEKQEANSTKPKLPCPVCKNETHGIAQCPTFTVKSAEEKKAFIQENHLCFGCLRKGHVTKVCKRRHTCNICSRRHPTCLHEDRKQNPVDELTNSSTSTEGDVSHEMHKVVSHTSTQRAPATSSIVPVFVSSVQEPHREVLTYAILDTQSDSTFVLEDVLDKLNVEVRPVKLKLSTMTAMDTVISSKSVCGLQVRGLNSEDHIQLQQAYSRNFIPVDKSYIPTKETAISWPHLRHLADKLPLLQDCDVGLLIGYDCPSALVPFEVIIGGKNEPFAQRGTLGWSIIGSSNPHLDRQGSHSFVHRLTVKQLQIPSPADVLKSLESDFIERTYEEKYVSQNDVQFIQLLSDHITQKEDGHYEMPLPFKGNSPPNLPNNKRLATIRLQCLKRKLKANKQYYEQYKTFMEETIKKGDAEPAPTTSEGETVWYLPHHGVYHPRKPEKLRVVFDCAAKFHGLSLNDTLLTGPDLINPLVGVLCRFRKEAVAIICDIERMFYHFSVTPEFRNYLKFLWWQDGDVDKEVQEYRMTVHLFGAASSPGCANFGLKHLAHQYKADYPIASTFVEKHFYVDDGLVSVQSVADAKKLITEAQELCKRGGLHLHKFNSNKEAALTHLNPSEKAANIEHLSFDSVPSERALGIQWSVKDDTFGFDISLKDQPPTRRSCLSVIASLYDPLGFIAPFSLSGKLILQELCHRGTGWDDPLPDDMKPRWEEWMKGLHKLKEVSIPRCYHPHDFHNIVRVELHHFSDASCVGYGVCSYLRYQNDMNEVHCNLVLAKARVAPSKVTSIPRLELMAAVVSTKVSIMLKSELDMKVDQEVFWTDSRVVLGYINNDARRFHIFVANRVQLIRDNSSPSQWHYVDTSENPADHASRGLRASDLHTTNWLKGPKFLWESELHLTPTASTELLVGDPEVKAIQVLATKVNQSNDILSRLSRFSSWIRLLKVVARIKRLKSSHKHSDHVTVEEHEKAAEAVIKIVQQQAFPHEFKALQSKNVLPSSSALFNLDPILSEGLICVGGRLKNSSLGHKVKHPTILPNNSHITKLIVCHYHAKTMHQGRGQTQMELRSNGFWVIGGSKLVAKCIHTCVLCRKLRRPTENQKMAELPKERVEASAPFTYSGMDCFGPFIVKKARKENKKYGLIFTCLYSRAVHIEMLDDLSTDSFINALRCFISIRGAVRQLYCDQGSNFVGAKNEFKEALKQCDSKLLEIFLTEKQCEFVFNAPSASHAGGVWERQIRTVRKVLNATFAQCPGRLDDASLRTMLYEAMAIVNSRPLTVDGINDPQALEPITPNHLIMMKSKVALPPPGVFVKEDLYAIKRWRRVQYLIEQFWSRWRKEYLLNISTRQKWHLPQRNLKVNDIVIIKDDNLPRCHWQLGLVVEVVQGSDGLVRRAKVRVGERNHQRKQGPPFKHSVIERPVQKLVLLLEN is encoded by the coding sequence atgtcattACCATCTGAAAAGGCAGACGCTTCAACAGACATACAAACCAGGTCCAGTTCGCGTGAGAGAAGGCTAACAGAGAAAGGTCAAACAATGCATAGTCAAAACATCAAAAAGCATGAGATGATGTTTAATAAGgattatcatttttggaaattagcAGCAAGGCTGACTAGGACAACATTAAAATCAGTCTGTTCAACACAAGAACTTAATAAATTGCAACAAGACATTCAAGCAAAGCATGATACTTTAAGACTCCAGTATGAATCCATTCTGTGTAAAGGTAACACCACGCCTGAAATTGTCAACAAGATGGATGCTTGTATCACACTAACAAAGGAAATAAGTGACCTCATCAGTAACCGGCTGAGGACTGTTGATGAAGATTACAATGACCAGCTCGAGAAAGAAAGGGTGAGAGAAGTATTAAACAAAAATGAACACTGTTCCATATTTGGTCACACCATAACTGAAACTTCGAGCTCGTCAAAGTCATCAGAGAGATCGAGCAGTCACTCCAGCTCAGAGAGcaccaacaacagcaaagcaGATGCACAAGCGGAGCTCGCCGCTAAACTGGAACAATCTAAGGCTGTGAAAGAAATTCAAGCACAAAGGGCACATCTTCAAAagttagaaaatgaatggaaacttaaagaggcaaaaatgttgtcagaGATCAGACAAAAGGAGGTGCAAATGAAACAACAGCTTGAGGAAGAGAGAGCAAAACTACAGCAGTTACAAGCAGAAAAGGAAGTCGCTGTAGCAGAAGCTCGTGTGAGAGCTTATGACGACTTTGAAGGTTTTGAGAACCAGGAGGAAGAATTGAGCAACAATGTTAACTATGCTTGCTTTAGAACGAAATCTGAAGCCCAACTGAATCCAAATGCTGCATCATTCCATCCTTACCAAGGAGCTCCTGAAGTAACAATGACACAGGAGTCTGTTAGTTTGGCCCAAGCGATTGCCAGCTCATTAAGTATGAGCCGATTGCCAGTCCCAGAACCTACAACATTCAGTGGTGACCCTTTAAGGTTTACAGACTGGAAATTGACTTTCATGACTCTTATTGACCGAAAGTCCCTCCCATCAAGTGAGAAGATGTTTTATCTCAAAAATTATCTTGCTGGAGAAGCGCAAAAGGCAGTACAAGGTTTCTTCTATCGAGATTCAGAGAGTGCATACAAGGGAGCATGCAAAGTCTTAGAGGACAGATATGGTAACCCGTTCATCATACAAAAAGCCTTCCGAGATAAGCTTATGAGATGGCCAAAGATCAACACAAATGACCCATTAGCACTGCGAGAGTTTGCCGACTTTCTCCAAAGCTGCACTGAAGCAATCCCACATGTCAAAGGGCTAGCTATTCTTAACGACTGTGAAGAAAATCACAAGATGCTGAAAAAGCTACCAGAATGGATTGTACGCAAGTGGAGTCGAATTGTTGTTGATGAACTTGACATGTCCGGAAGTTATCCTGATTTTGTGTGTTTCACAGAGTTCCTGAACAAAGAAGCCCGAATAGCCTGCAACCCAATTGCCTCTCCAATTTTGATGAATTTCAAACCCACGGATGAAAAGCTACCAAAGAGAGCCAAAGCTCTCAACACAAACACTCAAGCAAAAAGAGTCCTTCACGAGAAGCAGGAAGCAAACAGTACTAAGCCAAAATTACCTTGTCCTGTCTGTAAAAACGAAACTCATGGCATTGCGCAGTGTCCCACTTTCACAGTAAAGAGtgctgaagaaaaaaaggcGTTTATCCAAGAAAATCACCTCTGCTTTGGGTGCTTGAGAAAGGGTCATGTGACAAAGGTTTGTAAGAGACGACACACGTGCAACATATGCAGCCGTCGTCATCCAACTTGCTTGCATGAAGACAGGAAGCAGAACCCTGTGGATGAACTAACGAACAGCTCTACATCCACAGAAGGAGATGTAAGCCACGAAATGCATAAAGTTGTGTCCCATACATCAACACAACGTGCTCCTGCCACATCAAGTATAGTCCCAGTTTTTGTATCTTCAGTACAAGAGCCACACAGAGAAGTATTGACATACGCAATATTAGACACACAGAGTGACTCAACgtttgtcttagaagatgtacTCGACAAACTGAACGTGGAAGTTCGACCAGTAAAGCTGAAACTTAGCACGATGACGGCTATGGACACAGTAATTTCTAGCAAAAGCGTTTGTGGTTTACAAGTTCGAGGTCTCAACTCAGAGGACCACATTCAGCTACAGCAAGCCTACAGTCGTAACTTTATCCCAGTAGACAAGTCTTACATCCCCACAAAGGAAACAGCGATATCATGGCCTCATCTTAGACATTTGGCAGATAAATTACCACTTCTCCAAGACTGTGATGTAGGACTCCTGATTGGATATGACTGTCCATCAGCACTGGTCCCATTTGAAGTTATCATAGGTGGCAAAAATGAACCGTTTGCGCAGAGAGGGACACTCGGGTGGAGTATAATAGGCTCATCAAACCCCCACCTAGACAGGCAAGGAAGCCACAGCTTTGTGCACCGGCTCACAGTGAAACAACTGCAGATTCCATCACCAGCAGACGTTTTAAAGTCGCTGGAATCAGACTTTATTGAGAGAACTTATGAAGAAAAGTATGTTTCACAGAACGACGTTCAATTCATACAGCTTCTTAGCGACCACATTACACAAAAGGAAGACGGACACTATGAGATGCCCCTCCCATTCAAGGGCAACAGTCCACCCAACCTGCCAAACAATAAGAGACTAGCCACAATTCGCCTGCAGTGTCTTAAAAGGAAATTAAAGGCTAACAAACAATACTATGAGCAATACAAAACATTCATGGAAGAAACGATAAAAAAGGGAGACGCAGAGCCTGCCCCTACAACATCCGAGGGAGAGACAGTGTGGTACCTTCCACATCATGGCGTTTATCACCCAAGAAAACCAGAGAAGCTCAGAGTTGTCTTTGACTGTGCAGCCAAATTCCATGGTCTTTCGCTGAATGACACTCTGCTAACTGGACCCGATTTGATCAATCCTCTGGTGGGAGTACTTTGCCGTTTTCGGAAAGAGGCCGTCGCCATTATCTGTGACATCGAAAGAATGTTTTATCACTTTTCCGTCACTCCTGAATTTCGGAATTATCTCAAATTCCTATGGTGGCAAGATGGTGATGTGGATAAGGAAGTACAGGAGTACAGAATGACCGTTCATCTTTTCGGAGCTGCTTCGTCTCCGGGATGCGCCAATTTTGGCTTAAAACATTTGGCACATCAATACAAAGCCGATTATCCAATAGCATCAACATTTGTggagaaacatttttatgtggaCGACGGGCTCGTCAGTGTCCAATCAGTAGCCGATGCCAAGAAGCTAATCACTGAGGCCCAAGAGTTGTGTAAAAGAGGAGGCCTTCACCTTCATAAATTCAACTCAAATAAGGAAGCAGCCCTCACCCACTTGAACCCCTCAGAAAAGGCAGCAAACATCGAGCATCTAAGCTTTGACTCTGTTCCATCAGAGCGGGCACTCGGAATCCAATGGTCGGTGAAAGATGACACATTTGGCTTTGACATCAGTTTAAAGGATCAGCCACCAACCCGTCGCAGTTGCTTGTCTGTCATTGCCTCTCTTTATGACCCGTTGGGATTCATTGCTCCATTCAGCCTGAGTGGAAAACTTATCCTTCAAGAGCTGTGCCATAGAGGTACTGGATGGGATGATCCACTCCCAGATGATATGAAGCCACGGTGGGAGGAGTGGATGAAGGGTCTTCATAAGCTCAAAGAGGTCTCAATCCCAAGATGTTACCATCCCCATGACTTCCACAATATTGTCAGAGTAGAATTACACCATTTTTCGGATGCCAGCTGTGTAGGGTATGGTGTATGTTCTTACCTCAGATACCAAAATGACATGAATGAGGTCCATTGCAATCTCGTCTTGGCGAAAGCTAGGGTCGCACCCTCGAAGGTCACGAGTATCCCAAGACTTGAACTCATGGCAGCAGTGGTGTCTACAAAGGTTAGCATCATGCTAAAAAGTGAACTTGACATGAAGGTTGATCAAGAAGTCTTCTGGACAGACTCTCGAGTTGTGCTAGGGTACATAAACAACGATGCCCGTAGGTTCCACATATTTGTAGCGAACCGTGTTCAGCTTATTAGAGATAACAGCAGTCCCAGTCAGTGGCATTATGTGGACACCTCAGAAAATCCAGCTGATCACGCGTCCCGAGGTCTCCGAGCTTCAGACCTTCACACAACCAACTGGCTGAAAGGACCAAAATTCCTCTGGGAAAGTGAGTTACATTTGACACCCACCGCTTCAACAGAATTACTCGTCGGTGACCCTGAAGTCAAGGCAATTCAGGTGCTTGCAACCAAAGTCAACCAGAGTAATGACATCCTCAGTCGTCTGAGTCGCTTTTCCTCTTGGATAAGGCTTCTCAAGGTGGTCGCAAGAATCAAGAGGCTGAAGTCTAGTCACAAACACAGTGACCATGTGACTGTTGAGGAGCATGAGAAGGCTGCGGAGGCAGTGATAAAAATTGTTCAGCAGCAGGCCTTCCCCCATGAGTTTAAGGCGCTACAAAGCAAAAATGTCCTTCCAAGTTCAAGCGCGCTTTTCAATCTTGACCCTATCTTGTCTGAAGGACTTATATGTGTTGGCGGGAGACTAAAAAACTCTTCTCTTGGTCACAAAGTCAAACACCCCACCATTCTACCCAACAACAGTCACATCACTAAGCTGATTGTGTGTCATTATCATGCCAAGACAATGCATCAAGGTCGAGGCCAGACTCAAATGGAACTTAGGAGTAATGGATTCTGGGTTATTGGTGGGAGTAAGCTGGTTGCGAAGTGCATACATACCTGTGTGCTTTGTCGCAAACTTCGTAGGCCGACAGAGAACCAGAAAATGGCCGAACTTCCTAAAGAACGTGTTGAAGCTTCAGCACCCTTCACCTACAGTGGTATGGACTGTTTCGGTCCATTCATTGTGAAGAAAGCCCGCAAAGAGAACAAAAAATATGGCTTGATTTTCACATGTTTGTACTCTAGAGCTGTGCACATTGAAATGCTCGATGATTTGTCGACGGACTCATTCATCAACGCATTGAGATGCTTTATTAGCATTAGAGGTGCTGTTCGACAACTGTACTGTGACCAAGGCTCTAATTTTGTGGGTGCTAAAAACGAGTTTAAGGAAGCACTCAAACAATGTGACAGCAAGTTACTTGAAATATTCCTCACTGAAAAGCAATGTGAATTTGTCTTCAATGCCCCCTCCGCCAGTCACGCAGGTGGTGTCTGGGAAAGACAAATAAGAACAGTCAGAAAGGTGTTGAACGCAACCTTTGCTCAATGCCCAGGTCGGCTGGACGACGCCTCCCTTCGAACAATGCTGTATGAGGCCATGGCTATTGTTAATAGCCGCCCATTAACAGTGGACGGAATCAATGACCCTCAGGCACTAGAACCCATAACACCAAACCACCTCATAATGATGAAGTCCAAAGTTGCTCTTCCTCCTCCCGGTGTGTTTGTGAAGGAAGATCTATATGCAATCAAGAGGTGGAGGAGAGTACAGTACCTAATTGAACAATTCTGGAGTCGCTGGAGAAAAGAGTACCTTCTGAATATATCTACAAGACAAAAGTGGCACCTACCTCAGCGCAACCTCAAAGTGAACGACATTGTCATCATCAAAGATGACAACCTCCCAAGATGTCATTGGCAACTAGGTCTAGTGGTTGAAGTCGTTCAGGGTAGCGATGGCTTAGTTCGCCGAGCCAAAGTGCGTGTAGGTGAGCGAAACCACCAGAGAAAACAAGGTCCTCCTTTCAAGCATTCAGTTATTGAGAGACCAGTCCAAAAATTAGTGCTTCTTCTTGAGAATTGA